The DNA window TCAGGTGCATGCCGAGCCGGCTCGGCCCGCGTTCGTCGTCGGTGGCGAGCGGCAGCCGGGTGACCCAGGCGCGGGCCACCTCCCGCAGCGCCTCCCCGACGGTCAGCGCGGGCTGCGCGGGGGCGGGGGGCTCGGCGGTCTCGGCCAGCTCGGCCAGCACCGCGAAGTACAGCGCCCGTTTGCCCGGGAAGTTGGAGTAGACCGCGCCGCGCGTGAGCTCCGCGCGGTCGGCGATGCCGTCGATCTTCGCTTCCCGGTATCCGCGCTCGGCGAACTCCGCCCGCGCCGCGGCCAGCACTCTCGCCCGGTTGCGCTCCTGGGCCTGCGCTCTGGTCAGGCGGGCCATCGTCCTCCTCGCGTTGCCGTGTCCCGCCGGTCAAGATACCGTGAACACTCAAATGATGGGATCATCTTAAATAAGGGGCGCCTGGATGGCCGACGTGCCGGAGCTCGACATGACCGACCCCGCGCTGCTGCGCGACCCCTCCGCCGCGTACGTGCGGGCGGCCGGCGACTCCCCCGTGGCGCGGCTGACCGGGCCGGGGTTCGCCTTCTGGGTCGTGCTGCGGCACGCCGAGGGCCGGGCGGTCCTCACCGACCCCCGGCTCCGCACCGACGAGAACAGCTACCGGCGGCCGGACGTCCCGGCCGGATGCCTGCCGTACATGACGACGATGTCGGAGCTGAACGGCGCCGAGCACGCCCGGCTGCGCCGCCTGGTCGCGCCCGCGTTCACGCCGCGCCAGGCGGAGCGGTTCCGTCCGCGGGTCGAGCGGGTCGTGGACGCCCTGCTGGACGAGCTGCCCGCCCAACGGGCGGAGGACGGCCAGGGAGACGGCACGGTGGACCTGCTGGCGCACTTCGCCCGGCCGCTGCCGATGGAGGTGATCTGCGAGCTGGTGGGCATCCCGGCCGCCGACCGGCCGCGCTGGCGCGCGTGGGGCGCGGACGTCGCGGCGGGGCACGGGGCGGCGTTCGCCGAGGCGATCCCCGGGATCCTGGAGGGCGCGAAGGCCGCCGTGGCCAGGGCGCGGGCCGAGCCGGGCGACGACCTGGTCTCCGAGCTGGCCCGCGTCCAGGAGGAGGACGGCGACCGCCTGTCGGAGACCGAGCTGGTGACGATGGTGTGGCAGCTCGTCCTGGCCGGGCAGACGCCGGCGAACCTCATCGCCAACTCCGTGGCCGCCCTGCACGAGCATCCCGATCAGCTCGCCGCGCTGCGGGCCGACCCGGCGCTGACCCCCGGCGCGGTCGAGGAGCTGATGCGCTGGTGCGGGCCGCAGCTGCTGACCATCCCCCGGTTCACGACGGAGGACGTCGAGATCGGCGGCGTGACGGTGCCGCAGGGCGAGCCGGTGACGGTCGCGATCCCTGCCGCCAACCGCGACCCGCGCGTCTTCCCCGATCCCGGCAGGTTCGACGTGCGGCGGGACGCCGCGGGGCAGCTCGGGTTCGCGCACGGGCCGCACTTCTGCGCCGGGGCGTCGCTGGCGCGCGTGCAGACCGCGGTCGCGCTCGGCGCGCTGCTGCGCCGCTTCCCCGGCCTGGCGCTCGCGGGGGCGCCGCGGCGCGTCCCTGACCCGGGCACGGCCCGGCTGCTGTCACTGCCGGTCACCCTGGGCACGGCGGGCTGAGGCCCATGACCCGCTCGACCGGACCGGCCTGCTCGTTCTGCTCGTTCTGCGGGAAGGGGCAGCACGAGGTCCGGCGGCTGATCGCGGGGCCGCCGTCGGTCTGCACCTGCGAGGAGTGCGTCGGGCGACGCACCGAGCTCATCGCCGAGGAGGAGGCCGCCGCGGCCCCCGCCGGGCCGGCTGCCGGTGCTGACGACGCTGCGCCCGCTGGAGCGGGCCGGGCTGGTCCGGATGCCGACCGAGCCGCGCAACGCGCTGATCAGGCAGTACCAGCGGCTGTTCGAGCTGGACGGCGTCGAGCTCGCGTTCGAGGAGGACGCCGTGGCGGCGGTCGCCGAGCAGGCGCTACTGCGCCGCACCGGCGCCAGGGCGGCCCGCCCGAGGCCCGCGGGCCGCCGGCGCGGGGCTCAGGCGGTCGCGAGGGTGTCGTCGAGCACCCGGCCGAGGAAGGCGTCCAGGTTGGCCACGGCCCGCGCGACGCGTTCCTCCACCGTCAGCGTCTCGAACCGCGGGCCCGGCTCGGCCTGTCTCCTGCCGCGCACGTAGAGGGAGCAGGCGAGGTCGGCGCACATGTAGACCCCGACCGTGTTGCCCTGGCGGCCGGCCGCCCCGACGCGGGGCGCGGTGAACAGGGCGACGCCGGTGCCGGGGTGCGGGGTGACGCACACCGAGCACAGGGTGCTCTTGGCGAGGCTCCTGCGCACGTCCTGGGCGAGGCGGAGCGCGACGCCGGTCAGCCCGCCGCCGCGCTCGGCCACCAGGTACGCCCGCTCGGGCGCCCCCGGGTCGCGCCAGCCCAGGAAGTCGAGGTCGGCCCAGGGAGCGCCGGCGAGGTCGCGCGGCAGCCCGAGCCTGCGGGCCTCCCCCTTGGAGCAGTTGACGAAGGACGCGCGCAGGTCGCGCTCAGTGAGGGGACGCATGACTCTTCTCCCAGAAACTAGGAACTCTAGGATCAAACCTAGGACTCCTAGCTAAGGGGGCGCAAAGGGTTTTCCTGTCACAGGGCGGCGGGCAGCACCGGCCGGCCCCGCACACCCGGGTCGGCCGCGAACACCGCCCCCGCCTCCGGCTGCTCGGCCCGGTCCACGTCCAGCGCCGAGGTGGTGATGAACAGCCGGCCGAGGTCGTCGCCGCCGAAGGCCACGGCGGTGACCTTGCGCGCCGGCAGGGCGACGACGGCGTCGAGGCGGCCGGCGGGGTCGT is part of the Nonomuraea coxensis DSM 45129 genome and encodes:
- a CDS encoding cytochrome P450 family protein produces the protein MADVPELDMTDPALLRDPSAAYVRAAGDSPVARLTGPGFAFWVVLRHAEGRAVLTDPRLRTDENSYRRPDVPAGCLPYMTTMSELNGAEHARLRRLVAPAFTPRQAERFRPRVERVVDALLDELPAQRAEDGQGDGTVDLLAHFARPLPMEVICELVGIPAADRPRWRAWGADVAAGHGAAFAEAIPGILEGAKAAVARARAEPGDDLVSELARVQEEDGDRLSETELVTMVWQLVLAGQTPANLIANSVAALHEHPDQLAALRADPALTPGAVEELMRWCGPQLLTIPRFTTEDVEIGGVTVPQGEPVTVAIPAANRDPRVFPDPGRFDVRRDAAGQLGFAHGPHFCAGASLARVQTAVALGALLRRFPGLALAGAPRRVPDPGTARLLSLPVTLGTAG
- a CDS encoding FBP domain-containing protein, encoding MRPLTERDLRASFVNCSKGEARRLGLPRDLAGAPWADLDFLGWRDPGAPERAYLVAERGGGLTGVALRLAQDVRRSLAKSTLCSVCVTPHPGTGVALFTAPRVGAAGRQGNTVGVYMCADLACSLYVRGRRQAEPGPRFETLTVEERVARAVANLDAFLGRVLDDTLATA